A stretch of Allostreptomyces psammosilenae DNA encodes these proteins:
- a CDS encoding bifunctional 4-hydroxy-2-oxoglutarate aldolase/2-dehydro-3-deoxy-phosphogluconate aldolase has translation MDLADFPHRLSHRRLAAIVRGRSAHAALHTVLTLVEEGVDLIEVSLNTDDACGVIAKAVRSVGQDAFIGAGTVVTRHDLLRAQDAGATWVVTPVVGEGVTAAVEQGLPVLAGALTPTEAATAMAAGATAVKLFPASIGGPAYLRALKDPFPDLPLVPVGGVDAQAIPEYFAAGALAVGVGSPLVGDAAHGGDLDGLRLRARRFRAACQGEERAA, from the coding sequence GTGGACCTCGCAGACTTCCCCCACCGCCTGAGCCATCGCAGGCTCGCCGCCATCGTGCGCGGACGCTCGGCGCACGCCGCTCTGCACACCGTGCTCACGTTGGTGGAGGAGGGGGTCGATCTCATCGAGGTCTCCCTCAATACCGACGACGCCTGCGGTGTGATCGCGAAGGCCGTTCGCTCGGTCGGCCAGGATGCCTTCATCGGTGCGGGCACCGTCGTCACGCGCCATGATCTGCTGCGCGCCCAGGATGCCGGTGCCACCTGGGTGGTCACCCCCGTCGTGGGCGAGGGCGTCACCGCCGCCGTGGAGCAGGGCCTGCCCGTACTGGCGGGGGCCCTGACCCCTACGGAGGCCGCCACCGCGATGGCCGCCGGTGCCACCGCGGTGAAGCTCTTCCCCGCCTCCATCGGCGGGCCCGCCTACCTCCGGGCCCTGAAGGACCCCTTCCCCGACCTCCCTTTGGTTCCCGTCGGCGGTGTGGACGCGCAGGCGATACCGGAGTACTTCGCGGCCGGCGCTCTCGCCGTCGGCGTCGGCTCGCCGTTGGTCGGCGACGCCGCCCACGGCGGCGACCTGGACGGACTGCGGCTGCGGGCCCGCCGGTTCCGCGCGGCGTGCCAGGGAGAGGAGCGCGCCGCGTGA